Proteins from a single region of Trichomycterus rosablanca isolate fTriRos1 chromosome 16, fTriRos1.hap1, whole genome shotgun sequence:
- the hspb9l gene encoding heat shock protein beta-11, which yields MLCPSTFQAPFSPFVDFHWPVRSLWPETRPLFYQMEQEMMRHMQEMRNNLEFMERLHKRIFDEIDHTASSTVFKPISFQLARDGDQFALTLDTKDFSPEELSVKQVGRKLRVSGKSEKKQDDGKGSYSYRCQEFRQEFDLPNGVSPETVTCSLNDGQLQIQAPKEGSAGSGERVVPITCMPAVNSLPSKSPEPENQASQEDAAEN from the coding sequence ATGCTTTGCCCTAGCACATTTCAGGCTCCATTCAGCCCATTCGTGGACTTCCACTGGCCGGTGCGCAGCCTGTGGCCTGAGACGCGCCCACTGTTCTACCAGATGGAGCAAGAGATGATGAGGCACATGCAGGAGATGCGGAACAACCTGGAGTTCATGGAGCGCCTCCACAAGCGGATCTTCGACGAGATCGACCACACTGCTTCCTCCACCGTGTTCAAGCCCATCTCCTTTCAGCTGGCCAGAGATGGCGATCAGTTCGCACTGACCCTGGACACTAAAGACTTCAGCCCAGAAGAGCTGTCGGTCAAGCAAGTGGGCAGGAAGCTGCGGGTGAGCGGCAAGTCTGAAAAGAAGCAAGACGACGGGAAGGGATCGTACTCGTACAGATGCCAGGAGTTCCGCCAGGAGTTTGACCTTCCTAACGGCGTCAGCCCTGAGACGGTGACCTGCTCTTTGAACGACGGCCAGCTGCAGATCCAGGCGCCCAAGGAGGGCAGCGCAGGGTCGGGTGAAAGAGTGGTGCCCATCACATGCATGCCTGCAGTGAACAGCCTTCCATCTAAGAGCCCAGAACCAGAGAACCAGGCAAGCCAGGAAGATGCTGCTGAAAACTGA